A portion of the Sulfurirhabdus autotrophica genome contains these proteins:
- a CDS encoding PEP-CTERM sorting domain-containing protein — protein sequence MTMSVAVSMLFCASTAQAVYTPIVSTTGNNFTMNSTSDGLLGGSNEVNFTWDGTYRTSVATDGLYNATLSSLTPFGGKRWEVHHMNVYAPGTYIFYTLCASGGVASTTYDPSCGVGPSYTLTVGAGQVGAHMLLNWSTSSDQDIVLLWDMNKSWAATGTASPFQAGGSNTINTVWNGVSIDTPIDADTVSGTSMIDGSFINYSFNFNINGIQAVPAPASLWLFGSGLLGLIGLVRRKAA from the coding sequence TGTATACCCCCATAGTGAGCACCACCGGCAATAACTTTACCATGAACAGTACAAGTGATGGCTTGCTCGGTGGCAGCAATGAAGTAAATTTTACTTGGGACGGAACCTATCGCACTTCAGTAGCAACGGATGGTTTATACAATGCGACTCTGTCTTCACTGACACCCTTCGGTGGAAAAAGATGGGAGGTACACCACATGAACGTCTACGCTCCCGGTACATACATTTTTTATACCCTTTGTGCCTCTGGAGGTGTTGCCAGTACAACATACGATCCATCGTGTGGAGTAGGGCCCTCATATACTTTAACAGTTGGGGCGGGACAAGTTGGTGCACACATGCTGTTGAACTGGTCTACCTCATCCGATCAAGACATCGTGCTGCTATGGGACATGAATAAGTCCTGGGCCGCTACTGGCACCGCATCACCGTTCCAAGCTGGTGGTTCCAATACGATCAATACGGTGTGGAATGGGGTGTCAATTGATACCCCTATTGATGCTGATACAGTTAGTGGTACCAGCATGATCGATGGTTCTTTTATTAACTATAGCTTTAATTTCAATATAAATGGCATTCAAGCGGTGCCCGCTCCTGCCTCGTTATGGTTGTTCGGTTCTGGTCTTCTTGGTTTGATCGGTTTGGTACGACGCAAAGCCGCTTAA